From Brassica oleracea var. oleracea cultivar TO1000 chromosome C3, BOL, whole genome shotgun sequence, a single genomic window includes:
- the LOC106332547 gene encoding probable LRR receptor-like serine/threonine-protein kinase At1g29720 isoform X1 — protein MVCPHLIKNQPPQTPQQSFLLSHWSIKGCEHIAFSLELTSDSISLMWIVFFFFIIITSSSPALHPDELHALEEIATTLGIKRVNLSYKDPCDSRSLMIIKQVDWNPEVNNTIACDCSFNNNMTCHITELSLVNLTLVGKVPPELAKLRHLRSIDLSANYLTGTIPPEWVSMPYLTFIWLCGNRLSGNLPTWLQNFKNLKFLGVEGNQFSGTIPDELGNLTKLVKLHLASNRFTGSLPITLARLVNLERLWISDNKFSGTIPAYIGKWSRLRKLSLHASGLKGPFPDAVACLENLIDLRISDTTGINSFPILTSKVIETLILRNVGLSGPIPSYIWNLPNLTRLDLSFNKLTGEVQDIQKAPKLTHTYLSGNMLSGNVESAFLINNKPNIDLSYNNFSWSSSCQEKSNINTYRSSILKNNLTGLLPCAGPVNCKTYQRSIHINCGGEDIKIKNSFGKITYQADNSKTMAVTNHHQENWGISNTGDFTDDVSDDDTFIISTSLRLSKDSPHLYKAARRSALSLVYYAFCLENGAYNVKLHFMEIQFSEKEVYSRIGRRIFDVYVQGKLFLRDFNIKEEANGTLKPVVKELKANVTDHLLEIRLYWAGKGTTLIPSRGNYGPLISAISLCHSLEPRCGAERIKHHISYPLILGATGSLVTITLLAVGIYARRRRLKYNNTRKRDLRAHGLQTVCFTWRQLQAATNNFDQANKLGEGGFGSVFKGELSDGTIIAVKQLSSKSCQGNREFVNEIGMISGLNHPNLVKLYGCCVEKNQLLLVYEYMENNSLALVLSGKSSMKLDWKARQKICVGIARGLEFLHEGSMIRMVHRDIKTPNVLLDAELNAKISDFGLARIHEEEHTHISTKVAGTMGYMAPEYVLWGQLTEKGDVYSFGVVAMEIVSGKSNTKHKGTADHISLLNWALSLHQKGNILEVVDPILEGHFDRKEAVRMINVALVCTNSSPALRPTMSEAVKMLEGVIELTQVSSDPGIYGDDWSLLKLRDIDDTHGSSSTSGVTDQTRTTTKSSVSGCDLYPLYPESMTLNSTVEYDSSSL, from the exons ATGGTCTGTCCCCATTTAATCAAGAATCAGCCACCTCAAACTCCACAGCAGAGTTTTCTTCTTAGTCATTGGAGTATCAAAGGCTGTGAGCATATTGCCTTTTCTCTTGAATTAACTTCAGACTCCATATCATTGATGTGGATCGTCTTCTTCTTCTTCATCATCATTACAAGCTCTTCACCAGCTCTCCATCCAGATGAAC TGCATGCGCTTGAGGAGATAGCTACTACACTTGGTATAAAGAGAGTGAACCTAAGTTACAAAGACCCATGCGATTCACGAAGTCTAATGATCATAAAACAAGTTGATTGGAATCCGGAGGTGAACAACACCATTGCTTGTGATTGTAGCTTCAACAACAACATGACATGTCATATTACAGAATT AAGTCTAGTGAATTTAACTCTTGTGGGAAAAGTTCCACCTGAGTTAGCCAAGCTTCGACATCTCCGGTCAAT CGACTTATCCGCCAACTACCTTACTGGCACGATTCCACCCGAGTGGGTTTCAATGCCATATCTCACTTTCAT CTGGCTCTGCGGGAATCGTTTGTCTGGGAATTTACCAACTTGGTTGCAAAACTTCAAGAATCTGAAATTCTT AGGGGTTGAAGGCAACCAGTTCTCTGGTACGATTCCTGATGAGCTTGGTAACTTGACCAAGCTTGTAAAATT GCATCTTGCATCTAATCGATTTACAGGAAGCTTGCCAATCACTCTCGCTCGACTAGTAAATCTTGAACGACT TTGGATAAGTGACAACAAGTTTAGTGGAACCATCCCAGCATATATTGGCAAGTGGTCTCGGCTCAGAAAGCT ATCTCTACACGCGAGTGGACTGAAAGGACCTTTTCCTGATGCAGTGGCATGCCTAGAAAATCTCATTGATCT GAGAATAAGTGATACCACTGGGATAAACTCATTTCCAATTCTAACCAGCAAAGTCATTGAAACCCT GATTTTGAGGAATGTAGGTTTGTCTGGTCCAATTCCTTCTTACATCTGGAATTTGCCAAACCTAACTAGACT AGATTTATCGTTTAACAAGTTGACTGGTGAAGTTCAGGACATACAAAAAGCACCAAAACTCACGCATAC CTATCTGTCTGGCAACATGCTTTCCGGAAACGTTGAGTCTGCTTTTTTAATCAACAACAAACCTAATAT AGATCTCTCTTATAACAATTTCTCTTGGTCATCTAGTTGTCAAGAAAAGAG TAACATTAACACATACCGGAGCTCAATTTTGAAGAATAATTT AACTGGCCTTCTTCCATGCGCTGGTCCAGTCAACTGCAAGACCT ATCAGCGATCAATACATATAAACTGTGGTGGAGAAGATATAAAGATTAAAAACTCTTTCGGTAAAATCACTTATCAAGCAGACAACAGTAAAACCATGGCCGTAACAAATCATCACCAGGAAAACTGGGGAATCAGCAACACAGGTGACTTCACCGATGATGTAAGTGATGATGACACGTTCATCATTTCAACTAGTTTAAGACTATCTAAAGATTCTCCCCATCTCTATAAAGCCGCGCGTCGATCTGCTCTCTCTCTGGTTTACTATGCATTTTGCTTGGAAAATGGAGCCTACAATGTGAAACTCCATTTTATGGAGATCCAGTTTTCAGAGAAAGAAGTATACAGTCGTATAGGCAGACGCATATTTGATGTTTATGTTCAG GGGAAATTGTTTTTGAGGGATTTTAATATCAAAGAGGAGGCTAATGGGACTCTGAAACCTGTTGTGAAAGAACTGAAAGCTAATGTGACAGACCATTTGTTAGAGATTCGGTTGTATTGGGCCGGGAAAGGGACAACCCTCATTCCCAGCAGAGGAAACTATGGTCCTCTTATCTCTGCTATCTCCTTGTGTCACA GTCTGGAACCACGATGTGGAG CGGAGAGAATAAAACATCACATTAGTTATCCCCTAATCTTGGGGGCAACAGGTTCTTTGGTAACAATTACTCTCTTAGCTGTGGGAATATATGCTCGGAGAAGACGCCTAAAATACAATAACACAAGAAAACGAG ATCTGAGAGCACATGGTTTGCAAACTGTTTGCTTTACATGGAGGCAACTGCAAGCTGCAACGAACAATTTTGATCAAGCCAACAAACTTGGAGAAGGAGGTTTCGGTTCTGTATTCAAA GGAGAGCTGTCGGATGGAACTATCATAGCAGTGAAGCAGCTTTCTTCCAAGTCATGCCAAGGAAACCGTGAGTTTGTGAATGAGATAGGCATGATCTCTGGTCTCAATCATCCAAACCTTGTCAAGCTTTATGGATGCTGTGTAGAGAAGAATCAATTGCTTCTCGTGTATGAGTACATGGAAAATAACTCCCTTGCTCTTGTGCTGTCTG GTAAGAGCTCCATGAAACTGGACTGGAAAGCAAGACAGAAAATATGCGTGGGAATCGCAAGAGGGCTAGAGTTCCTCCATGAAGGATCGATGATCAGAATGGTTCACCGTGACATCAAAACTCCTAATGTGCTTCTAGATGCTGAATTAAATGCAAAGATATCTGACTTTGGATTGGCTAGAATCCATGAAGAAGAACACACTCACATTAGCACCAAAGTTGCAGGAACCAT GGGATATATGGCTCCTGAATATGTACTATGGGGTCAACTAACGGAGAAAGGAGACGTGTATAGCTTCGGAGTTGTGGCAATGGAGATTGTTAGTGGCAAGAGTAATACTAAACACAAGGGAACTGCTGATCACATCTCACTTCTTAATTGG GCGCTGTCACTGCATCAGAAAGGGAACATACTGGAGGTTGTAGATCCAATTCTTGAAGGTCATTTCGATAGAAAAGAAGCGGTGAGGATGATCAATGTTGCTCTTGTTTGCACAAACTCATCTCCAGCGTTGAGACCAACAATGTCAGAGGCCGTGAAAATGCTGGAGGGAGTAATCGAGCTAACACAGGTTTCGTCAGATCCTGGTATATACGGAGACGACTGGAGCTTGTTAAAGCTGAGAGACATTGATGATACACATGGAAGCTCGAGCACGTCTGGTGTGACCGATCAAACAAGAACAACAACGAAATCCTCTGTTTCTGGTTGTGATCTCTACCCATTATACCCTGAATCCATGACCCTAAACTCCACAGTAGAGTATGATTCCTCATCACTGTAA
- the LOC106332547 gene encoding probable LRR receptor-like serine/threonine-protein kinase At1g29720 isoform X4, with product MVCPHLIKNQPPQTPQQSFLLSHWSIKGCEHIAFSLELTSDSISLMWIVFFFFIIITSSSPALHPDELHALEEIATTLGIKRVNLSYKDPCDSRSLMIIKQVDWNPEVNNTIACDCSFNNNMTCHITELSLVNLTLVGKVPPELAKLRHLRSIGVEGNQFSGTIPDELGNLTKLVKLHLASNRFTGSLPITLARLVNLERLWISDNKFSGTIPAYIGKWSRLRKLSLHASGLKGPFPDAVACLENLIDLRISDTTGINSFPILTSKVIETLILRNVGLSGPIPSYIWNLPNLTRLDLSFNKLTGEVQDIQKAPKLTHTYLSGNMLSGNVESAFLINNKPNIDLSYNNFSWSSSCQEKSNINTYRSSILKNNLTGLLPCAGPVNCKTYQRSIHINCGGEDIKIKNSFGKITYQADNSKTMAVTNHHQENWGISNTGDFTDDVSDDDTFIISTSLRLSKDSPHLYKAARRSALSLVYYAFCLENGAYNVKLHFMEIQFSEKEVYSRIGRRIFDVYVQGKLFLRDFNIKEEANGTLKPVVKELKANVTDHLLEIRLYWAGKGTTLIPSRGNYGPLISAISLCHSLEPRCGAERIKHHISYPLILGATGSLVTITLLAVGIYARRRRLKYNNTRKRDLRAHGLQTVCFTWRQLQAATNNFDQANKLGEGGFGSVFKGELSDGTIIAVKQLSSKSCQGNREFVNEIGMISGLNHPNLVKLYGCCVEKNQLLLVYEYMENNSLALVLSGKSSMKLDWKARQKICVGIARGLEFLHEGSMIRMVHRDIKTPNVLLDAELNAKISDFGLARIHEEEHTHISTKVAGTMGYMAPEYVLWGQLTEKGDVYSFGVVAMEIVSGKSNTKHKGTADHISLLNWALSLHQKGNILEVVDPILEGHFDRKEAVRMINVALVCTNSSPALRPTMSEAVKMLEGVIELTQVSSDPGIYGDDWSLLKLRDIDDTHGSSSTSGVTDQTRTTTKSSVSGCDLYPLYPESMTLNSTVEYDSSSL from the exons ATGGTCTGTCCCCATTTAATCAAGAATCAGCCACCTCAAACTCCACAGCAGAGTTTTCTTCTTAGTCATTGGAGTATCAAAGGCTGTGAGCATATTGCCTTTTCTCTTGAATTAACTTCAGACTCCATATCATTGATGTGGATCGTCTTCTTCTTCTTCATCATCATTACAAGCTCTTCACCAGCTCTCCATCCAGATGAAC TGCATGCGCTTGAGGAGATAGCTACTACACTTGGTATAAAGAGAGTGAACCTAAGTTACAAAGACCCATGCGATTCACGAAGTCTAATGATCATAAAACAAGTTGATTGGAATCCGGAGGTGAACAACACCATTGCTTGTGATTGTAGCTTCAACAACAACATGACATGTCATATTACAGAATT AAGTCTAGTGAATTTAACTCTTGTGGGAAAAGTTCCACCTGAGTTAGCCAAGCTTCGACATCTCCGGTCAAT AGGGGTTGAAGGCAACCAGTTCTCTGGTACGATTCCTGATGAGCTTGGTAACTTGACCAAGCTTGTAAAATT GCATCTTGCATCTAATCGATTTACAGGAAGCTTGCCAATCACTCTCGCTCGACTAGTAAATCTTGAACGACT TTGGATAAGTGACAACAAGTTTAGTGGAACCATCCCAGCATATATTGGCAAGTGGTCTCGGCTCAGAAAGCT ATCTCTACACGCGAGTGGACTGAAAGGACCTTTTCCTGATGCAGTGGCATGCCTAGAAAATCTCATTGATCT GAGAATAAGTGATACCACTGGGATAAACTCATTTCCAATTCTAACCAGCAAAGTCATTGAAACCCT GATTTTGAGGAATGTAGGTTTGTCTGGTCCAATTCCTTCTTACATCTGGAATTTGCCAAACCTAACTAGACT AGATTTATCGTTTAACAAGTTGACTGGTGAAGTTCAGGACATACAAAAAGCACCAAAACTCACGCATAC CTATCTGTCTGGCAACATGCTTTCCGGAAACGTTGAGTCTGCTTTTTTAATCAACAACAAACCTAATAT AGATCTCTCTTATAACAATTTCTCTTGGTCATCTAGTTGTCAAGAAAAGAG TAACATTAACACATACCGGAGCTCAATTTTGAAGAATAATTT AACTGGCCTTCTTCCATGCGCTGGTCCAGTCAACTGCAAGACCT ATCAGCGATCAATACATATAAACTGTGGTGGAGAAGATATAAAGATTAAAAACTCTTTCGGTAAAATCACTTATCAAGCAGACAACAGTAAAACCATGGCCGTAACAAATCATCACCAGGAAAACTGGGGAATCAGCAACACAGGTGACTTCACCGATGATGTAAGTGATGATGACACGTTCATCATTTCAACTAGTTTAAGACTATCTAAAGATTCTCCCCATCTCTATAAAGCCGCGCGTCGATCTGCTCTCTCTCTGGTTTACTATGCATTTTGCTTGGAAAATGGAGCCTACAATGTGAAACTCCATTTTATGGAGATCCAGTTTTCAGAGAAAGAAGTATACAGTCGTATAGGCAGACGCATATTTGATGTTTATGTTCAG GGGAAATTGTTTTTGAGGGATTTTAATATCAAAGAGGAGGCTAATGGGACTCTGAAACCTGTTGTGAAAGAACTGAAAGCTAATGTGACAGACCATTTGTTAGAGATTCGGTTGTATTGGGCCGGGAAAGGGACAACCCTCATTCCCAGCAGAGGAAACTATGGTCCTCTTATCTCTGCTATCTCCTTGTGTCACA GTCTGGAACCACGATGTGGAG CGGAGAGAATAAAACATCACATTAGTTATCCCCTAATCTTGGGGGCAACAGGTTCTTTGGTAACAATTACTCTCTTAGCTGTGGGAATATATGCTCGGAGAAGACGCCTAAAATACAATAACACAAGAAAACGAG ATCTGAGAGCACATGGTTTGCAAACTGTTTGCTTTACATGGAGGCAACTGCAAGCTGCAACGAACAATTTTGATCAAGCCAACAAACTTGGAGAAGGAGGTTTCGGTTCTGTATTCAAA GGAGAGCTGTCGGATGGAACTATCATAGCAGTGAAGCAGCTTTCTTCCAAGTCATGCCAAGGAAACCGTGAGTTTGTGAATGAGATAGGCATGATCTCTGGTCTCAATCATCCAAACCTTGTCAAGCTTTATGGATGCTGTGTAGAGAAGAATCAATTGCTTCTCGTGTATGAGTACATGGAAAATAACTCCCTTGCTCTTGTGCTGTCTG GTAAGAGCTCCATGAAACTGGACTGGAAAGCAAGACAGAAAATATGCGTGGGAATCGCAAGAGGGCTAGAGTTCCTCCATGAAGGATCGATGATCAGAATGGTTCACCGTGACATCAAAACTCCTAATGTGCTTCTAGATGCTGAATTAAATGCAAAGATATCTGACTTTGGATTGGCTAGAATCCATGAAGAAGAACACACTCACATTAGCACCAAAGTTGCAGGAACCAT GGGATATATGGCTCCTGAATATGTACTATGGGGTCAACTAACGGAGAAAGGAGACGTGTATAGCTTCGGAGTTGTGGCAATGGAGATTGTTAGTGGCAAGAGTAATACTAAACACAAGGGAACTGCTGATCACATCTCACTTCTTAATTGG GCGCTGTCACTGCATCAGAAAGGGAACATACTGGAGGTTGTAGATCCAATTCTTGAAGGTCATTTCGATAGAAAAGAAGCGGTGAGGATGATCAATGTTGCTCTTGTTTGCACAAACTCATCTCCAGCGTTGAGACCAACAATGTCAGAGGCCGTGAAAATGCTGGAGGGAGTAATCGAGCTAACACAGGTTTCGTCAGATCCTGGTATATACGGAGACGACTGGAGCTTGTTAAAGCTGAGAGACATTGATGATACACATGGAAGCTCGAGCACGTCTGGTGTGACCGATCAAACAAGAACAACAACGAAATCCTCTGTTTCTGGTTGTGATCTCTACCCATTATACCCTGAATCCATGACCCTAAACTCCACAGTAGAGTATGATTCCTCATCACTGTAA
- the LOC106332547 gene encoding probable LRR receptor-like serine/threonine-protein kinase At1g29720 isoform X3 has protein sequence MVCPHLIKNQPPQTPQQSFLLSHWSIKGLHALEEIATTLGIKRVNLSYKDPCDSRSLMIIKQVDWNPEVNNTIACDCSFNNNMTCHITELSLVNLTLVGKVPPELAKLRHLRSIDLSANYLTGTIPPEWVSMPYLTFIWLCGNRLSGNLPTWLQNFKNLKFLGVEGNQFSGTIPDELGNLTKLVKLHLASNRFTGSLPITLARLVNLERLWISDNKFSGTIPAYIGKWSRLRKLSLHASGLKGPFPDAVACLENLIDLRISDTTGINSFPILTSKVIETLILRNVGLSGPIPSYIWNLPNLTRLDLSFNKLTGEVQDIQKAPKLTHTYLSGNMLSGNVESAFLINNKPNIDLSYNNFSWSSSCQEKSNINTYRSSILKNNLTGLLPCAGPVNCKTYQRSIHINCGGEDIKIKNSFGKITYQADNSKTMAVTNHHQENWGISNTGDFTDDVSDDDTFIISTSLRLSKDSPHLYKAARRSALSLVYYAFCLENGAYNVKLHFMEIQFSEKEVYSRIGRRIFDVYVQGKLFLRDFNIKEEANGTLKPVVKELKANVTDHLLEIRLYWAGKGTTLIPSRGNYGPLISAISLCHSLEPRCGAERIKHHISYPLILGATGSLVTITLLAVGIYARRRRLKYNNTRKRDLRAHGLQTVCFTWRQLQAATNNFDQANKLGEGGFGSVFKGELSDGTIIAVKQLSSKSCQGNREFVNEIGMISGLNHPNLVKLYGCCVEKNQLLLVYEYMENNSLALVLSGKSSMKLDWKARQKICVGIARGLEFLHEGSMIRMVHRDIKTPNVLLDAELNAKISDFGLARIHEEEHTHISTKVAGTMGYMAPEYVLWGQLTEKGDVYSFGVVAMEIVSGKSNTKHKGTADHISLLNWALSLHQKGNILEVVDPILEGHFDRKEAVRMINVALVCTNSSPALRPTMSEAVKMLEGVIELTQVSSDPGIYGDDWSLLKLRDIDDTHGSSSTSGVTDQTRTTTKSSVSGCDLYPLYPESMTLNSTVEYDSSSL, from the exons ATGGTCTGTCCCCATTTAATCAAGAATCAGCCACCTCAAACTCCACAGCAGAGTTTTCTTCTTAGTCATTGGAGTATCAAAGGCT TGCATGCGCTTGAGGAGATAGCTACTACACTTGGTATAAAGAGAGTGAACCTAAGTTACAAAGACCCATGCGATTCACGAAGTCTAATGATCATAAAACAAGTTGATTGGAATCCGGAGGTGAACAACACCATTGCTTGTGATTGTAGCTTCAACAACAACATGACATGTCATATTACAGAATT AAGTCTAGTGAATTTAACTCTTGTGGGAAAAGTTCCACCTGAGTTAGCCAAGCTTCGACATCTCCGGTCAAT CGACTTATCCGCCAACTACCTTACTGGCACGATTCCACCCGAGTGGGTTTCAATGCCATATCTCACTTTCAT CTGGCTCTGCGGGAATCGTTTGTCTGGGAATTTACCAACTTGGTTGCAAAACTTCAAGAATCTGAAATTCTT AGGGGTTGAAGGCAACCAGTTCTCTGGTACGATTCCTGATGAGCTTGGTAACTTGACCAAGCTTGTAAAATT GCATCTTGCATCTAATCGATTTACAGGAAGCTTGCCAATCACTCTCGCTCGACTAGTAAATCTTGAACGACT TTGGATAAGTGACAACAAGTTTAGTGGAACCATCCCAGCATATATTGGCAAGTGGTCTCGGCTCAGAAAGCT ATCTCTACACGCGAGTGGACTGAAAGGACCTTTTCCTGATGCAGTGGCATGCCTAGAAAATCTCATTGATCT GAGAATAAGTGATACCACTGGGATAAACTCATTTCCAATTCTAACCAGCAAAGTCATTGAAACCCT GATTTTGAGGAATGTAGGTTTGTCTGGTCCAATTCCTTCTTACATCTGGAATTTGCCAAACCTAACTAGACT AGATTTATCGTTTAACAAGTTGACTGGTGAAGTTCAGGACATACAAAAAGCACCAAAACTCACGCATAC CTATCTGTCTGGCAACATGCTTTCCGGAAACGTTGAGTCTGCTTTTTTAATCAACAACAAACCTAATAT AGATCTCTCTTATAACAATTTCTCTTGGTCATCTAGTTGTCAAGAAAAGAG TAACATTAACACATACCGGAGCTCAATTTTGAAGAATAATTT AACTGGCCTTCTTCCATGCGCTGGTCCAGTCAACTGCAAGACCT ATCAGCGATCAATACATATAAACTGTGGTGGAGAAGATATAAAGATTAAAAACTCTTTCGGTAAAATCACTTATCAAGCAGACAACAGTAAAACCATGGCCGTAACAAATCATCACCAGGAAAACTGGGGAATCAGCAACACAGGTGACTTCACCGATGATGTAAGTGATGATGACACGTTCATCATTTCAACTAGTTTAAGACTATCTAAAGATTCTCCCCATCTCTATAAAGCCGCGCGTCGATCTGCTCTCTCTCTGGTTTACTATGCATTTTGCTTGGAAAATGGAGCCTACAATGTGAAACTCCATTTTATGGAGATCCAGTTTTCAGAGAAAGAAGTATACAGTCGTATAGGCAGACGCATATTTGATGTTTATGTTCAG GGGAAATTGTTTTTGAGGGATTTTAATATCAAAGAGGAGGCTAATGGGACTCTGAAACCTGTTGTGAAAGAACTGAAAGCTAATGTGACAGACCATTTGTTAGAGATTCGGTTGTATTGGGCCGGGAAAGGGACAACCCTCATTCCCAGCAGAGGAAACTATGGTCCTCTTATCTCTGCTATCTCCTTGTGTCACA GTCTGGAACCACGATGTGGAG CGGAGAGAATAAAACATCACATTAGTTATCCCCTAATCTTGGGGGCAACAGGTTCTTTGGTAACAATTACTCTCTTAGCTGTGGGAATATATGCTCGGAGAAGACGCCTAAAATACAATAACACAAGAAAACGAG ATCTGAGAGCACATGGTTTGCAAACTGTTTGCTTTACATGGAGGCAACTGCAAGCTGCAACGAACAATTTTGATCAAGCCAACAAACTTGGAGAAGGAGGTTTCGGTTCTGTATTCAAA GGAGAGCTGTCGGATGGAACTATCATAGCAGTGAAGCAGCTTTCTTCCAAGTCATGCCAAGGAAACCGTGAGTTTGTGAATGAGATAGGCATGATCTCTGGTCTCAATCATCCAAACCTTGTCAAGCTTTATGGATGCTGTGTAGAGAAGAATCAATTGCTTCTCGTGTATGAGTACATGGAAAATAACTCCCTTGCTCTTGTGCTGTCTG GTAAGAGCTCCATGAAACTGGACTGGAAAGCAAGACAGAAAATATGCGTGGGAATCGCAAGAGGGCTAGAGTTCCTCCATGAAGGATCGATGATCAGAATGGTTCACCGTGACATCAAAACTCCTAATGTGCTTCTAGATGCTGAATTAAATGCAAAGATATCTGACTTTGGATTGGCTAGAATCCATGAAGAAGAACACACTCACATTAGCACCAAAGTTGCAGGAACCAT GGGATATATGGCTCCTGAATATGTACTATGGGGTCAACTAACGGAGAAAGGAGACGTGTATAGCTTCGGAGTTGTGGCAATGGAGATTGTTAGTGGCAAGAGTAATACTAAACACAAGGGAACTGCTGATCACATCTCACTTCTTAATTGG GCGCTGTCACTGCATCAGAAAGGGAACATACTGGAGGTTGTAGATCCAATTCTTGAAGGTCATTTCGATAGAAAAGAAGCGGTGAGGATGATCAATGTTGCTCTTGTTTGCACAAACTCATCTCCAGCGTTGAGACCAACAATGTCAGAGGCCGTGAAAATGCTGGAGGGAGTAATCGAGCTAACACAGGTTTCGTCAGATCCTGGTATATACGGAGACGACTGGAGCTTGTTAAAGCTGAGAGACATTGATGATACACATGGAAGCTCGAGCACGTCTGGTGTGACCGATCAAACAAGAACAACAACGAAATCCTCTGTTTCTGGTTGTGATCTCTACCCATTATACCCTGAATCCATGACCCTAAACTCCACAGTAGAGTATGATTCCTCATCACTGTAA